Proteins co-encoded in one Bradyrhizobium sp. 170 genomic window:
- a CDS encoding methyltransferase domain-containing protein: MGSVLKRRIARDRAASVPTGMASNPTAAPILFDRALLRARMERARRAGPVTFLLDRVREDMEERLQAVMRNFADVADIWTPGELLRKPIADRFQSIARIDLDPSEILPLQPQSLDLAVSALAFQFVDDLPGVLAQIRRALKPDGLLLAAMIGGDTLTELRQSFAAAEAECEGGVSPRVAPFADLRDVGSLLQRAGLALPVTDVDRVVVRYDSAFALMQDLRRMGAANILIERRRTPTRRSTMLRMAEIYGERFADADGRIRATFDVIWLSGWAPHESQQQPLRPGSAKASLEAAVKKTAPK; encoded by the coding sequence ATGGGCAGCGTGCTCAAGCGCAGGATTGCCAGAGACAGGGCAGCCAGCGTACCAACCGGCATGGCTTCGAACCCGACCGCCGCACCGATCCTGTTCGACCGCGCACTGTTGCGCGCGCGGATGGAACGCGCGCGGCGTGCCGGGCCGGTGACGTTCCTGCTTGATCGCGTCAGGGAAGACATGGAGGAGCGGCTGCAGGCGGTGATGCGGAATTTTGCCGATGTCGCCGATATCTGGACGCCGGGCGAATTGCTGCGAAAGCCCATCGCCGATCGTTTCCAATCGATCGCCCGCATCGATCTCGATCCATCGGAAATTCTGCCGCTGCAACCGCAATCGCTCGACCTAGCCGTTTCCGCGCTGGCGTTCCAGTTCGTCGACGATCTCCCCGGCGTGCTGGCGCAGATCCGCCGCGCGCTCAAGCCGGACGGACTGTTGCTGGCGGCGATGATCGGCGGCGATACGCTGACGGAGCTCAGGCAATCCTTTGCCGCGGCGGAAGCCGAGTGCGAGGGTGGGGTATCGCCGCGCGTCGCGCCGTTTGCGGATTTGCGCGATGTTGGCAGCCTGTTGCAGCGTGCGGGCCTGGCGCTGCCGGTCACCGACGTCGATCGCGTCGTAGTGCGCTACGACAGCGCGTTCGCGCTGATGCAGGATCTAAGGCGCATGGGTGCTGCCAATATCCTGATAGAGCGGCGGCGCACGCCGACCCGCCGCTCCACCATGTTGCGGATGGCGGAGATTTACGGCGAGCGCTTTGCCGATGCCGACGGCCGCATTCGCGCGACCTTCGACGTGATCTGGCTGTCCGGCTGGGCGCCGCATGAAAGCCAGCAGCAGCCGTTGCGGCCAGGTTCGGCGAAGGCGAGTTTGGAAGCGGCGGTGAAGAAAACTGCTCCCAAATAG
- a CDS encoding (deoxy)nucleoside triphosphate pyrophosphohydrolase: MADIKLTLVVACALVDADKRVLLAQRPEGKALAGLWEFPGGKVEPGERPEQTLIRELHEEIGIDVSEPCLAPLTFASHAYDSFHLLMPLYICRRWEGLVIAREGQQLAWVRANKLRDYPMPPADIPLIPHLIDLLM; this comes from the coding sequence ATGGCTGACATCAAGCTCACCCTCGTCGTCGCCTGCGCCCTCGTCGATGCCGACAAGCGCGTGCTGCTCGCGCAGCGCCCGGAAGGCAAGGCGCTCGCGGGGCTCTGGGAATTTCCCGGCGGCAAGGTCGAGCCCGGCGAACGGCCAGAGCAGACGCTGATCCGCGAACTGCATGAAGAGATCGGGATCGACGTCAGCGAGCCATGCCTGGCGCCGCTGACCTTTGCGAGCCACGCCTATGACAGCTTCCATCTGCTGATGCCGCTCTATATCTGCCGGCGCTGGGAAGGCTTGGTGATCGCCCGCGAGGGCCAGCAACTGGCCTGGGTCCGCGCCAACAAGCTGCGCGACTACCCGATGCCGCCCGCGGACATTCCGCTGATCCCGCATTTGATCGATTTGTTGATGTGA
- a CDS encoding peptidylprolyl isomerase encodes MTTSFPETKTGLRFGLASLAATACLAAILAASLPVRAQDNPVLAKVNGVEIRQSDVALAEEELGPSLAQMDPATKKDNVLAFLIDLKIVAKAAEDKKVENSEDFKKRLAFTRSRLLMDSLLATEGKAATTDDAMKKVYEEASKQITGEMEVHARHILVETEDEAKAIAEELKKGGDFAELAKKKSKDPGASDGGDLGFFTKEQMVPEFSAVAFTLEPGKVSDPVKSQFGWHIIKVEEKRSRKAPDFEQVKAQIETYVTRKAQAEYVAKLREAAKVERMDKPAEAAKPDAAKPADSKMAPPAKK; translated from the coding sequence ATGACCACCTCGTTCCCGGAAACGAAAACCGGCCTGCGCTTCGGCCTCGCCTCCCTGGCCGCAACGGCCTGCCTGGCTGCGATTCTGGCCGCCAGCCTGCCGGTTCGTGCCCAGGACAACCCCGTTCTCGCCAAGGTTAACGGTGTTGAGATCCGCCAGAGCGATGTGGCGCTCGCGGAAGAGGAACTCGGCCCCAGCCTCGCGCAGATGGACCCGGCGACCAAGAAGGACAACGTGCTGGCCTTCCTGATCGACCTGAAAATCGTCGCCAAGGCCGCCGAGGACAAGAAGGTCGAGAATTCCGAGGACTTCAAGAAGCGCCTGGCCTTCACCCGCAGCCGCCTGCTGATGGACAGCCTGCTCGCCACCGAAGGCAAGGCGGCGACCACCGACGACGCCATGAAGAAGGTCTATGAGGAGGCCTCCAAGCAAATCACTGGCGAAATGGAAGTTCACGCCCGGCACATTCTGGTCGAGACCGAGGACGAGGCCAAGGCGATCGCGGAAGAGCTGAAGAAGGGCGGCGACTTCGCCGAACTGGCGAAGAAGAAGTCCAAGGACCCCGGCGCCTCCGATGGTGGCGATCTCGGCTTCTTCACCAAGGAACAGATGGTGCCGGAATTCTCCGCCGTCGCCTTCACGCTCGAACCCGGCAAGGTCTCGGATCCCGTGAAGTCGCAATTCGGCTGGCACATCATCAAGGTCGAGGAAAAGCGCAGCCGCAAGGCGCCGGACTTCGAGCAGGTAAAGGCCCAGATCGAGACCTATGTGACGCGCAAGGCCCAGGCCGAATACGTCGCCAAGCTGCGTGAAGCCGCCAAGGTCGAGCGCATGGACAAGCCGGCCGAAGCCGCCAAGCCGGACGCCGCCAAGCCCGCGGATTCCAAGATGGCGCCGCCGGCGAAGAAGTAA
- a CDS encoding ATP-dependent Clp protease adaptor ClpS, with amino-acid sequence MTSTSTSANAGPLPDRVEKAAQERIAAGTYPTLVFGVVDGDKSEVVAFGKLHDGKAPDGETVYEIGSITKTFTATLLAQAVLSGRLMLDTPVAQLLADFKIPSGGDKEITLGDLATHHSGLPRMPSNFTPKDPANPYADYDAAKLKVFLAGYQLPRDPGASYEYSNLGFGLLGHALAQFVPTTYGTLTNEEILKPLGMTMSGTAFTDAMRAHLAPGHDDTGKAAKNWDLDALAGAGALRSTANDMLRYLKANMGIGQSPLAAAMNFAQQPRSDMAKTIRVGLAWVTTDKGIVWHNGGTGGYRSFLGFTANRERGVIILTNTSADPDDLGFATLDADAPLAPAYKATVLPSALLDEYVGIYKLADNFPLKVFRMNDRLYTQAIGQDAIPIFPSAPNEFFARVAGISMTFKRNPEGAVDGLVLHQNGDRAAPKRMETKETERHSISDLASGLLSEVRLLNDDYTPMEFVAYVLEWVFGKDRETATRIMLEIHNEGVGACGVYPLHVADAKVTEVLDLACQHKHPLQCVRERITSAC; translated from the coding sequence ATGACGAGCACGAGCACGTCGGCGAACGCAGGACCTCTACCCGATCGCGTCGAAAAGGCCGCGCAGGAACGGATTGCGGCGGGCACCTACCCGACGCTGGTGTTCGGCGTCGTGGATGGTGACAAGAGCGAGGTTGTGGCCTTCGGCAAGCTCCATGATGGCAAGGCGCCCGATGGCGAGACGGTTTATGAAATTGGTTCGATAACAAAGACCTTCACAGCCACACTCTTGGCACAGGCAGTGCTCTCAGGGCGCTTGATGCTCGACACGCCGGTGGCACAACTTCTGGCGGACTTCAAAATCCCGTCCGGCGGTGACAAGGAAATTACGCTCGGCGATCTTGCCACGCATCACTCCGGCTTGCCGCGGATGCCGTCTAACTTCACGCCGAAGGACCCAGCCAATCCCTATGCCGACTACGATGCGGCGAAGCTGAAGGTGTTTCTTGCGGGATACCAACTACCGCGCGATCCAGGGGCCTCCTACGAATACTCCAATTTGGGGTTCGGGCTCTTGGGCCATGCGCTTGCGCAATTTGTACCCACGACCTATGGCACCCTAACCAACGAGGAAATTCTGAAGCCGCTCGGCATGACGATGAGCGGTACGGCGTTCACCGACGCAATGCGCGCCCATCTCGCTCCCGGTCACGACGACACAGGCAAAGCGGCGAAGAATTGGGACCTCGACGCATTAGCAGGCGCGGGCGCCCTCCGATCCACGGCTAATGACATGCTGCGCTATCTGAAGGCCAACATGGGCATCGGTCAGTCGCCATTGGCCGCCGCGATGAACTTCGCGCAACAGCCGCGCAGCGACATGGCAAAAACTATACGCGTCGGCCTGGCCTGGGTGACGACCGATAAAGGGATCGTCTGGCACAACGGCGGGACTGGCGGGTACAGAAGCTTTCTCGGTTTCACAGCTAATCGGGAACGAGGCGTTATCATCCTGACTAACACGTCCGCGGACCCTGATGATCTGGGTTTCGCCACGCTCGACGCGGATGCGCCGCTTGCGCCTGCATATAAGGCGACGGTTCTGCCCAGTGCGTTGCTTGATGAATATGTGGGAATCTACAAGCTTGCCGACAATTTCCCGCTGAAGGTGTTCCGGATGAACGACAGGCTATATACCCAGGCGATCGGACAAGATGCGATCCCCATTTTCCCGTCCGCGCCCAACGAGTTTTTCGCCAGGGTCGCCGGAATCAGCATGACCTTTAAGCGCAATCCCGAGGGCGCGGTGGATGGACTTGTACTGCACCAGAATGGCGACCGCGCCGCGCCGAAACGGATGGAGACGAAAGAAACCGAACGTCACAGCATCTCGGACCTAGCCTCGGGACTATTGAGCGAAGTACGGCTCCTGAATGACGACTACACTCCGATGGAGTTCGTGGCTTACGTATTGGAGTGGGTATTCGGTAAGGACCGCGAGACCGCCACTCGGATCATGCTTGAGATCCATAACGAGGGTGTCGGTGCGTGCGGTGTCTATCCCCTCCACGTCGCTGACGCGAAGGTGACAGAGGTACTTGACCTGGCATGCCAGCATAAGCATCCACTGCAATGCGTGCGCGAGCGAATCACGTCCGCCTGTTAG
- a CDS encoding murein L,D-transpeptidase family protein, translating to MINRSLVRALVTSAALAGAGALLASCNGDDISLANNAKANQPVPPKLIADMTAKDMDLQSPILVRLFKQEAELEIWKQDRSGRFALLKTYPICRWSGDLGPKVREGDRQAPEGFYAISPAQMNPQSAYYLSFNTGYPNAFDKALGRTGSQLMVHGDCSSRGCYAMTDEQIAEIYSLGRESFFGGQKSFQLQAYPFKMTAANMAKHRNNPNMPFWKMIKEGNDHFEVTKQEPKVDFCEKKYVFDAAKPPNATRDLVFDASAKCPAYVIPDEVADAVREKQATDLAETARLIAKGTPVARTNTGIDGGMHRVFAARVPEASTGLSEPGDGSSLSLMARAPGTVPSHVNPPKAPSDNLLMGAPEPPKLAAAPAPTPAAAPTRVANAAPPAQNDGFFSNLARKVGIGGAADATASTPPSKPKAAEAKQTAPRPEASAPKSTTPKHDVKQATARPPLRASVSDAPAAPAAKDNQVSGSAPIVSTNSFDSRFGAVK from the coding sequence TTGATTAACCGTTCGCTGGTTCGCGCGCTCGTCACGTCGGCTGCTCTCGCGGGCGCAGGCGCGCTGTTGGCCAGTTGCAATGGCGACGACATCTCGCTCGCCAACAACGCCAAGGCCAACCAGCCGGTCCCGCCAAAACTGATCGCCGACATGACGGCGAAAGACATGGATCTGCAGTCGCCAATCCTGGTTCGCCTGTTCAAACAGGAAGCCGAACTGGAGATCTGGAAGCAGGACCGCTCCGGCCGTTTCGCGCTCCTGAAAACCTATCCGATCTGCCGCTGGTCGGGCGATCTCGGGCCCAAGGTCCGCGAGGGCGACCGCCAGGCGCCGGAAGGCTTCTATGCGATTTCGCCGGCGCAGATGAACCCGCAGTCGGCCTATTATCTCTCCTTCAACACCGGCTATCCGAACGCCTTCGACAAGGCGCTGGGGCGTACCGGCTCGCAGCTGATGGTGCATGGCGACTGCTCATCGCGCGGCTGCTACGCAATGACCGACGAGCAGATCGCGGAAATCTATTCGCTGGGCCGCGAATCCTTCTTCGGCGGCCAGAAATCGTTCCAGCTGCAGGCCTATCCGTTCAAGATGACGGCGGCCAACATGGCCAAGCACCGCAACAACCCGAACATGCCGTTCTGGAAGATGATCAAGGAAGGCAATGATCATTTCGAGGTGACGAAGCAGGAGCCGAAGGTCGATTTCTGCGAGAAGAAATACGTGTTCGATGCCGCCAAGCCGCCGAACGCCACGCGTGACCTGGTATTCGATGCTTCGGCGAAGTGCCCGGCCTATGTGATTCCCGACGAGGTCGCCGACGCCGTCCGCGAAAAGCAGGCCACCGATCTCGCCGAAACCGCCCGCCTGATTGCAAAGGGAACGCCGGTCGCCCGGACCAACACCGGCATCGACGGCGGCATGCACCGGGTGTTTGCCGCCCGCGTGCCTGAGGCCAGCACTGGTCTTTCGGAACCCGGTGACGGCTCGAGCCTGTCGCTGATGGCGCGCGCCCCCGGCACCGTTCCCTCCCACGTCAATCCGCCCAAGGCGCCCTCCGATAATCTGCTGATGGGTGCGCCGGAACCGCCGAAGCTTGCCGCAGCCCCAGCGCCCACCCCTGCAGCGGCACCGACGCGCGTCGCCAATGCGGCGCCGCCGGCCCAGAATGACGGGTTCTTCTCCAACCTCGCCCGCAAGGTCGGTATCGGCGGCGCGGCCGACGCTACCGCCAGCACGCCGCCCTCGAAGCCGAAGGCGGCCGAGGCCAAGCAAACCGCGCCTCGTCCCGAGGCGTCGGCGCCGAAGAGCACGACGCCAAAGCATGACGTCAAACAGGCCACCGCCCGCCCGCCGCTGAGAGCCTCCGTGTCGGATGCGCCGGCCGCCCCCGCCGCCAAGGACAATCAGGTCTCGGGCTCCGCGCCGATCGTGTCGACGAACTCGTTCGACAGCCGCTTCGGAGCGGTGAAGTAA
- the argJ gene encoding bifunctional glutamate N-acetyltransferase/amino-acid acetyltransferase ArgJ: MSTTISPLAPTDVPEMPAIAGVKLATAAAGIRYKGRTDVLLAVMDKGTTVAGVFTKSKCPSAPVEWCRAKLGRGQARALVVNSGNANAFTGKTGKQSTALTAQTAAKAVGCTIGDVFLASTGVIGEPLDATKFDGVLTTLAEAATPDHWMAAAKAIMTTDTFPKVATATVKLGKAKVTINGMAKGAGMIMPDMATMLSFVFTDAPLSPAVLQSLLKSGVEDTFNAVTIDSDTSTSDTLLAFATGAATADGAPKISRASDPRLKAFAKAFYGVLANLAEQVARDGEGARKLVEVIVEGATTKASARKIAMSIANSPLVKTAIAGEDANWGRVVMAVGKAGEPANRDKLSISFNGIRVAKSGARDPSYNEAEVSEVMKNPKIQIKVALGLGKGRDRVLTCDLTKEYVAINGDYRS, translated from the coding sequence ATGTCCACCACCATCTCCCCCCTCGCCCCGACCGATGTCCCCGAGATGCCCGCGATTGCGGGCGTGAAGCTCGCGACCGCCGCCGCCGGCATCCGCTACAAGGGGCGTACCGACGTGCTGCTCGCCGTCATGGACAAGGGCACCACGGTCGCCGGCGTGTTCACCAAATCGAAATGCCCGTCCGCTCCCGTTGAATGGTGCCGCGCCAAGCTCGGCCGGGGGCAGGCCCGCGCGCTGGTGGTGAATTCCGGTAACGCCAACGCATTCACCGGCAAGACCGGCAAGCAGTCGACGGCGCTGACCGCGCAAACCGCAGCGAAGGCAGTCGGCTGCACCATCGGCGACGTGTTCCTCGCCTCCACCGGCGTGATCGGCGAGCCGCTCGACGCCACCAAATTCGACGGCGTGCTGACGACGCTGGCCGAGGCCGCCACGCCCGACCACTGGATGGCCGCTGCCAAGGCCATCATGACCACCGATACCTTCCCGAAGGTCGCAACCGCCACCGTCAAGCTCGGCAAGGCCAAGGTGACCATCAACGGCATGGCCAAGGGTGCGGGGATGATCATGCCAGATATGGCGACCATGCTGTCATTCGTGTTCACCGACGCGCCGCTGTCGCCGGCGGTGCTGCAGTCGCTGCTCAAGAGCGGCGTCGAGGACACCTTCAATGCCGTCACCATCGACAGCGACACTTCGACTTCCGATACGCTGCTGGCTTTCGCCACTGGCGCGGCCACGGCCGACGGCGCGCCGAAGATCAGCCGCGCCAGCGATCCCAGGCTGAAGGCGTTCGCCAAGGCCTTTTACGGGGTGCTGGCCAACCTCGCCGAACAGGTGGCCCGCGACGGCGAAGGCGCGCGCAAGCTGGTCGAGGTGATCGTCGAAGGCGCGACCACCAAGGCCTCGGCGCGCAAGATCGCCATGTCGATCGCGAACTCGCCGCTGGTGAAGACGGCGATCGCCGGTGAGGATGCCAATTGGGGCCGCGTGGTGATGGCGGTCGGCAAAGCCGGCGAGCCCGCCAACCGCGACAAGCTTTCGATCTCGTTCAACGGCATTCGCGTCGCGAAAAGCGGCGCGCGCGATCCATCCTACAACGAGGCGGAAGTTTCCGAAGTGATGAAAAATCCGAAGATCCAGATCAAAGTCGCGCTCGGCCTCGGCAAGGGCCGCGATCGCGTGCTGACCTGCGACCTCACCAAGGAATATGTCGCGATCAACGGCGACTACCGGTCATGA
- a CDS encoding acetyl-CoA carboxylase carboxyltransferase subunit alpha, translating into MPDQMRSYLDFEKPVAELEAKVDELRALAASGSDIGDEIARIEDKASQALIDLYANLTPWQKTLVARHPQRPHFSDFVNALITEFTPMAGDRKFAEDEALMGGFGRFRGEAICVMGQEKGATTDSRIKHNFGMARPEGYRKAVRLMEMADRFGIPVLSIVDSAGAYPGIGAEERGVAEAIARSTDTCLSLGVPNVAIITGEGMSGGAIAITTANRVLMLEHAIYSVISPEAASSILWRDGTKAQEVANGMKITAQDMLRFGVIDQILREPSGGAHRDSAAMISATGDAIAEAFNDFRNLDADGVRRQRRQKFLDIGRKLG; encoded by the coding sequence ATGCCGGATCAGATGCGCAGTTATCTCGACTTTGAAAAACCAGTTGCCGAACTAGAGGCCAAGGTCGATGAACTGCGCGCGCTGGCGGCGTCGGGCAGCGACATCGGCGACGAGATCGCGCGCATAGAGGACAAGGCGTCCCAGGCGCTGATCGACCTCTATGCCAATTTGACGCCGTGGCAGAAAACGCTGGTGGCGCGCCATCCGCAGCGCCCGCACTTCAGCGATTTCGTCAACGCGCTGATCACTGAATTCACCCCGATGGCGGGCGACCGCAAATTCGCCGAGGACGAGGCGCTGATGGGCGGCTTCGGCCGCTTCCGCGGCGAGGCGATCTGCGTGATGGGCCAGGAAAAGGGCGCCACCACCGACAGCCGTATCAAGCACAATTTCGGCATGGCGCGGCCCGAGGGCTATCGCAAGGCGGTGCGGCTGATGGAAATGGCCGACCGTTTTGGCATTCCCGTGCTGTCGATCGTCGATTCCGCCGGCGCCTATCCCGGCATCGGCGCCGAGGAGCGCGGCGTGGCGGAAGCCATCGCACGCTCGACCGACACATGCCTCTCGCTCGGCGTCCCCAATGTCGCGATCATCACCGGCGAGGGTATGTCGGGCGGCGCCATCGCCATTACAACCGCCAACCGGGTGCTGATGCTGGAACACGCGATCTACAGCGTGATCTCGCCGGAGGCGGCCTCCTCGATCCTGTGGCGCGACGGCACCAAGGCCCAGGAAGTCGCCAACGGCATGAAGATCACGGCCCAGGACATGCTGCGCTTCGGCGTGATCGACCAGATCCTGAGAGAACCCTCCGGCGGCGCCCACCGCGATTCCGCCGCCATGATCTCGGCCACGGGCGATGCGATTGCCGAGGCCTTCAACGACTTCCGCAATCTGGACGCGGACGGCGTCCGCCGGCAGCGACGGCAGAAATTTCTCGATATCGGCCGCAAGCTCGGCTGA
- the secA gene encoding preprotein translocase subunit SecA, with amino-acid sequence MIGALARKFFGSANDRRVKGYQSRVNDINALEPELAALSDEALKARTAEFRQQLADGKTLDDILVPAFATVREAAKRTLGQRHFDVQLIGGMVLHEGDIAEMKTGEGKTLVATLAVYLNALASKGVHVVTVNDYLARRDSEWMGQIYNFLGLTVGVIVHGLDDAERKEAYSRDITYGTNNEYGFDYLRDNMKYRLEDMVQRSHFYAIVDEVDSILIDEARTPLIISGPLDDRSDFYNTIDTFFPKLDKTDYEVDEKQRTVTLTEGGMEKLENLLRDAGQLKGESLYDVENVSVVHHVNQALRAHTLFNRDKDYIVRDGEVIIIDEFTGRMMQGRRYSEGLHQALEAKEHVQVQPENQTLASITFQNYFRMYQKLAGMTGTALTEADELFDIYKLEVVEIPTNVQVARLDEDDEVYRTQNEKYAAILAEIERANKRLQPVLVGTASIEKSEVLADYLKKHGYKQIDFGAESGMEKLYAAARAGKPAKLFAVLNARFHEQEAYIVAEAGVPGAITIATNMAGRGTDIKLGGSLDMRIQQETANITDEAEKAKKIEQIKADIERFREIVLKAEDVVEVEPAKGNKPAKTISKPGGLYIMGSERHESRRIDNQLRGRSGRQGDPGRSKFFLSLEDDLMRIFGSDRLDSMLQRLGLKEGEAIIHPWINKALEKAQQKVEARNFDIRKNLLKFDNVQNDQRKVIFDQRIELMKSDSVAEMVADMRHDFIDDIVVKHVPEHAYAEQWDVAGLKEELKRVLDVDLPVDEWAKEEGIADEELLTRIEQRVDEHMAAKVAQWGPDVMRYVEKTILLQTLDHLWREHLIMLDHLRQVIGLRGYGQRDPLQEYKSEAFGLYEAMTAHLREAVTAQLMRVEIVPPEEQQPLPAMEAHKFDPNTGEDEMAFANVSLVPEAVAVDRDPKNPASWGKVGRNEDCPCGSGKKYKHCHGKYG; translated from the coding sequence ATGATCGGCGCGCTCGCCCGCAAGTTTTTCGGCTCCGCCAACGACCGGCGGGTGAAGGGATATCAGTCCCGCGTCAACGACATCAACGCGCTTGAGCCCGAGCTCGCCGCGCTGTCGGACGAGGCGCTGAAAGCCCGCACCGCCGAATTCCGCCAGCAGCTTGCCGACGGCAAGACGCTCGACGACATCCTGGTTCCGGCCTTCGCCACCGTGCGCGAGGCCGCCAAGCGCACCCTCGGCCAACGGCATTTCGACGTTCAGCTGATCGGCGGCATGGTGCTGCATGAGGGCGACATCGCCGAGATGAAGACCGGCGAAGGCAAGACGCTGGTGGCAACGCTAGCGGTCTATCTCAACGCGCTCGCCAGCAAAGGCGTCCATGTCGTTACCGTCAACGACTACCTCGCCCGCCGCGATAGCGAATGGATGGGCCAGATCTATAATTTCCTCGGGCTGACCGTCGGCGTCATCGTCCACGGCCTCGACGATGCCGAGCGCAAGGAAGCCTATTCGCGCGACATCACCTACGGCACCAACAACGAATACGGTTTCGACTATCTGCGCGACAACATGAAGTACCGGCTCGAGGACATGGTCCAGCGCAGCCACTTCTACGCCATCGTCGACGAAGTCGACTCGATCCTGATCGACGAGGCGCGCACGCCGCTGATCATCTCCGGCCCGCTCGACGACCGCTCGGATTTCTACAACACCATCGACACCTTCTTCCCCAAGCTCGACAAGACGGATTACGAGGTCGACGAGAAGCAGCGCACGGTGACGCTGACCGAAGGCGGCATGGAGAAGCTCGAAAACCTGCTTCGCGATGCCGGCCAGCTCAAGGGCGAGTCGCTCTACGACGTCGAAAACGTCTCCGTGGTCCACCACGTCAACCAGGCCCTGCGGGCGCATACGCTGTTCAACCGCGACAAGGACTACATCGTCCGCGACGGCGAAGTCATCATCATCGACGAATTCACCGGCCGCATGATGCAGGGCCGCCGCTATTCCGAAGGCTTGCACCAGGCGCTGGAAGCCAAGGAGCACGTCCAGGTCCAGCCGGAAAACCAGACGCTGGCCTCGATCACGTTCCAGAACTATTTCCGGATGTACCAAAAGCTCGCCGGCATGACCGGTACGGCGCTGACCGAAGCCGACGAATTGTTCGACATCTACAAGCTCGAGGTCGTGGAAATCCCGACCAACGTTCAGGTGGCGCGTCTCGACGAGGACGATGAGGTCTACCGCACCCAGAATGAGAAATACGCCGCGATCCTGGCCGAGATTGAACGCGCCAACAAGCGGCTGCAGCCGGTGCTGGTCGGCACCGCCTCGATCGAGAAGTCGGAAGTGTTGGCCGATTATCTGAAGAAGCACGGCTACAAGCAGATCGATTTCGGCGCGGAATCCGGGATGGAGAAGCTCTACGCCGCGGCGCGTGCGGGCAAGCCTGCAAAACTGTTTGCTGTGCTGAACGCGCGCTTCCACGAACAGGAAGCTTATATCGTCGCCGAAGCCGGCGTCCCCGGCGCGATCACGATCGCCACCAACATGGCCGGCCGCGGTACCGACATCAAGCTCGGCGGTTCGCTCGATATGCGGATCCAGCAGGAGACCGCCAACATTACCGACGAGGCCGAGAAGGCCAAAAAGATCGAGCAGATCAAGGCCGACATCGAACGTTTCCGCGAGATCGTGCTGAAGGCCGAGGACGTGGTCGAGGTCGAGCCCGCCAAGGGCAACAAGCCGGCCAAGACCATCAGCAAGCCGGGTGGGCTCTACATCATGGGCTCGGAGCGGCATGAATCCCGTCGTATCGACAACCAGTTGCGCGGCCGTTCCGGCCGTCAGGGCGACCCCGGCCGCTCAAAATTCTTCCTGTCGCTGGAAGACGATCTGATGCGGATCTTCGGGTCCGACCGGCTCGACAGCATGCTGCAGCGGCTCGGCCTGAAAGAGGGCGAGGCCATCATCCATCCCTGGATCAACAAGGCGCTGGAAAAGGCGCAGCAGAAGGTCGAAGCCCGCAACTTCGACATCCGCAAGAACCTGCTCAAGTTCGACAACGTCCAGAACGACCAGCGCAAGGTGATCTTCGACCAGCGCATCGAGCTGATGAAGAGCGACAGCGTGGCCGAAATGGTCGCGGACATGCGTCATGATTTCATCGACGACATCGTCGTCAAGCATGTGCCGGAACACGCCTATGCCGAGCAGTGGGATGTCGCGGGCCTCAAGGAAGAGCTGAAGCGCGTGCTCGACGTCGACCTGCCGGTCGACGAGTGGGCGAAGGAAGAGGGCATCGCCGACGAGGAGTTGCTGACGCGGATCGAACAGCGCGTCGACGAGCACATGGCGGCCAAGGTGGCGCAGTGGGGCCCCGACGTGATGCGCTACGTCGAGAAGACCATCCTGCTGCAGACGCTGGATCACCTCTGGCGCGAGCACCTGATCATGCTCGATCATCTGCGTCAGGTGATCGGCTTGCGCGGCTATGGCCAGCGCGATCCGTTGCAGGAGTACAAGTCGGAAGCCTTCGGCCTGTATGAGGCGATGACCGCGCATCTGCGCGAAGCGGTGACCGCGCAATTGATGCGCGTCGAGATCGTGCCGCCGGAAGAGCAGCAACCGTTGCCGGCGATGGAAGCGCACAAGTTCGATCCGAATACCGGCGAAGACGAGATGGCCTTCGCCAACGTCTCGCTGGTGCCGGAAGCCGTCGCCGTCGATCGCGATCCGAAGAATCCCGCAAGCTGGGGCAAGGTCGGCCGCAACGAGGATTGCCCCTGCGGAAGCGGCAAGAAGTACAAGCACTGCCACGGCAAATACGGGTGA